The Candidatus Deferrimicrobiaceae bacterium genome includes a window with the following:
- a CDS encoding histidinol phosphate phosphatase domain-containing protein: protein MIDLHMHSTFSDGELIPSEVVSRCLFAGYTHLAITDHVDPSNLENVVDRMVHVCSELRGKVRAQVYPGVEITHVPPRLIAPLVALARERGAKVILVHGETIVEPVPKGTNLAAIRANVDILAHPGLITEEEARLARKQGVLLEITSRRGHSLTNGHVARIAAKTGARLVYNTDSHSPGDFTPWEDAVRIIRGAGLTEKDAARMQENARELLEG from the coding sequence ATGATCGATCTGCACATGCACTCCACGTTCAGCGACGGCGAATTGATCCCGTCCGAGGTCGTTTCCCGTTGTCTTTTCGCGGGGTACACGCATCTCGCGATCACCGACCACGTCGACCCGTCGAACCTGGAGAACGTCGTGGATCGCATGGTGCACGTCTGCTCCGAACTCCGGGGGAAGGTGCGGGCGCAGGTTTACCCCGGCGTCGAAATCACGCATGTCCCCCCGCGGTTGATCGCGCCGCTGGTTGCCCTTGCGCGGGAACGAGGGGCGAAGGTGATCCTCGTGCACGGGGAAACGATCGTGGAGCCGGTGCCCAAGGGCACCAACCTCGCGGCCATTCGGGCGAATGTCGACATCCTCGCTCATCCCGGCCTGATCACCGAGGAGGAGGCCAGGCTCGCGAGGAAACAAGGCGTGCTTCTCGAGATCACATCCCGCAGGGGGCACTCCCTCACGAACGGGCACGTGGCGCGCATTGCGGCGAAAACGGGCGCCCGTCTGGTGTACAATACCGATTCGCATTCTCCCGGCGATTTCACGCCGTGGGAGGACGCCGTCCGGATCATCCGGGGGGCGGGACTGACGGAGAAGGATGCGGCACGCATGCAGGAGAATGCGCGGGAACTTCTCGAAGGATGA
- a CDS encoding tetratricopeptide repeat protein produces the protein MARKIKYTRKDLKGPDEFISTLGRATLWIKENHVPVLAALTAVILAAGGVYGTRAYYRWQEAKANRDLWPQLIQAQEVLRSPGVADEEKLDRLERFLAAQVSAHPGTEAAVFAQYYLGSIAFRRGNYDRSAEYFRSAIASGKEQGTVMDFLLREGLAQTFDAKGDAENAQKAYGEAAGFATGELFRTQARMGQARALATLGRNQEATEVFRRILAENPDTPLKELIQIQLSRLG, from the coding sequence ATGGCAAGGAAGATCAAGTACACGCGGAAAGACCTGAAAGGCCCGGACGAGTTCATCTCCACCCTCGGACGGGCGACGCTATGGATCAAGGAAAACCACGTTCCGGTCCTTGCCGCGCTGACCGCCGTCATCCTCGCCGCGGGAGGGGTATACGGCACGCGCGCCTACTACCGCTGGCAGGAGGCGAAGGCGAACCGGGACCTCTGGCCCCAACTGATCCAGGCCCAGGAAGTTCTCCGGTCCCCGGGGGTCGCCGACGAGGAGAAGCTCGACCGCCTCGAGAGGTTTCTGGCCGCCCAGGTGAGCGCGCACCCCGGCACGGAGGCGGCGGTCTTCGCGCAGTACTACCTGGGAAGCATCGCCTTCCGCCGCGGCAATTACGACCGGAGCGCCGAGTATTTCCGGTCGGCCATTGCCAGCGGGAAGGAGCAGGGGACCGTCATGGATTTCCTCCTTCGCGAAGGGCTTGCCCAGACGTTCGATGCCAAGGGGGACGCGGAAAACGCCCAGAAGGCCTACGGGGAGGCCGCAGGGTTCGCGACCGGGGAGTTGTTCCGCACCCAGGCACGGATGGGGCAGGCAAGAGCCCTTGCCACCCTGGGGCGCAATCAGGAGGCGACGGAGGTATTCCGCAGGATCCTCGCCGAGAATCCCGACACGCCTCTTAAGGAACTCATCCAGATCCAGCTTTCGCGTCTGGGATAA